The Thermodesulfovibrionales bacterium sequence TGTGGAGATAAAACTATGACAGGCATTCTCGGCAAGAAACTCGGTATGACGCAGGTATTTGCTGAGGATGGAAGAGCGATCCCTGTAACCGTAATAGAGGCTGGGCCGTGCTGTGTTATTCAGGTAAAGACGCTTTCTAGAGACGGTTATGAGGCCGTTAAAGTTGGCTTTTCTGAGATTCGCAAGGCAAAAAAGGTGAATAAGGCCATGTCCGGAGTATTCAAAAAGGCCGGTGTAGCGCCTTACGGAATAATAAAAGAGTTCAGGATGGGCAATCTCAAGGTCGGCGATTTCATCAGGGCCGAAATGTTCAACAAAGGTGACAGGGTTAAGGTCTCAGGAGTCTCGAAGGGCAAAGGGTTCCAGGGAGTCATGAAGAGACTTAAC is a genomic window containing:
- the rplC gene encoding 50S ribosomal protein L3 — encoded protein: MTGILGKKLGMTQVFAEDGRAIPVTVIEAGPCCVIQVKTLSRDGYEAVKVGFSEIRKAKKVNKAMSGVFKKAGVAPYGIIKEFRMGNLKVGDFIRAEMFNKGDRVKVSGVSKGKGFQGVMKRLNYAGGPGSHGSMFNRAPGSIGASSFPSRVWKNKGLPGHMGSENVTTKNLTVVDVKPEQNLLLVKGSVPGANGTYLEIEKGD